One Halarcobacter ebronensis genomic window carries:
- a CDS encoding NADH dehydrogenase subunit 6 → MDSFLNFYTQKKYENEFKEQNENFIQFASGLKELYVKYTEAQKKANKEFLKAKKQSHKKYLDFKRESKNSFTKYQQEVSDLNNNIKKNVKKLQNDSSFRSKWNDFVKYYNRGGYYKKRALKDYNSYMIQKFGRKIEPSSWCKVPGGLLAPFVEITDGILGEIFRAFTGGGDSYSGCLNTYAITEIISKNYHDKWKTKTKVPYEGIDTFNDYLLNKEVKNEIINNLRKKGIKVSNSFNYKEKEFRNAYIKNVTKETYINVNKLYKKMGIAGIKHNLSFKSFVLSNQIREKFKATLSMYNKKEQNKVLRLIAYQRTERFYDDVYMPNLKEGLKKEFVLTKKQLFSSYKDKGNKSIKALYIPPIAIALSLIFGVLNAISLFSLIICLMLVLIFKMNENKVNIIKKIMVFSLVIIVVMLPFSIKGDNYFNNAQNILENNTSTLIKKYSEVLTWIFIFEKYNYPLGVSLRNNLTEKQLKSYGLEKNKI, encoded by the coding sequence ATGGATTCATTTTTAAATTTTTATACTCAAAAAAAATATGAAAATGAATTTAAAGAGCAAAATGAAAACTTTATACAGTTTGCTAGTGGATTAAAAGAGTTATATGTAAAATATACTGAAGCACAGAAAAAAGCAAATAAAGAATTTTTAAAGGCTAAAAAACAATCACATAAAAAATATTTAGATTTTAAGAGAGAATCAAAAAATAGTTTTACTAAATATCAACAAGAGGTATCAGACTTAAATAATAATATTAAAAAAAATGTTAAAAAATTACAAAATGATAGTTCATTTAGATCAAAATGGAATGATTTTGTTAAATATTATAATAGAGGTGGATATTATAAGAAAAGAGCACTTAAAGACTATAACAGCTATATGATACAAAAATTTGGAAGAAAAATTGAACCTTCTTCATGGTGTAAAGTACCAGGTGGTTTATTAGCTCCTTTTGTTGAAATAACTGATGGAATCTTAGGTGAAATTTTTAGAGCTTTTACTGGTGGTGGTGATAGTTATAGTGGTTGTTTAAACACATATGCAATTACAGAAATTATATCAAAAAACTATCATGATAAATGGAAAACTAAAACTAAGGTTCCTTATGAAGGAATAGATACTTTTAATGATTATCTTTTAAACAAGGAAGTAAAAAACGAAATAATTAATAATTTGAGAAAAAAAGGGATTAAAGTAAGTAATAGTTTTAATTACAAAGAAAAAGAATTTAGAAATGCTTATATAAAAAATGTTACAAAAGAAACCTATATAAATGTTAATAAATTATATAAAAAAATGGGTATAGCAGGCATAAAACATAACTTGAGTTTTAAAAGTTTTGTTTTAAGTAATCAAATTAGAGAGAAATTTAAGGCTACTCTATCAATGTATAATAAAAAAGAACAGAATAAAGTTTTAAGATTAATTGCGTATCAACGAACTGAAAGGTTTTATGATGATGTGTATATGCCAAATCTAAAAGAAGGATTGAAAAAGGAATTTGTATTAACAAAAAAACAATTATTTTCTTCATATAAAGATAAAGGTAATAAGTCAATTAAAGCTTTATATATACCACCTATTGCTATAGCATTAAGTTTAATATTTGGTGTTTTAAATGCAATAAGTTTATTTAGTTTGATCATTTGTTTAATGTTAGTACTTATTTTTAAAATGAATGAAAACAAGGTAAATATTATCAAAAAAATTATGGTGTTTTCATTAGTTATTATTGTTGTAATGTTACCTTTCTCAATTAAAGGAGATAATTACTTCAATAATGCACAAAATATTTTAGAAAATAATACAAGTACTTTAATAAAAAAATATTCTGAAGTATTAACTTGGATATTTATTTTTGAAAAATACAATTATCCATTAGGCGTATCTCTGAGAAATAATTTAACTGAAAAACAATTGAAATCTTATGGTTTAGAAAAAAATAAAATTTAG